A genomic region of Cannabis sativa cultivar Pink pepper isolate KNU-18-1 chromosome 1, ASM2916894v1, whole genome shotgun sequence contains the following coding sequences:
- the LOC115705521 gene encoding uncharacterized Rho GTPase-activating protein At5g61530: MPSPILPQWHDKASGFFSSSGVKLKEAGQSAGTFVGEVAKDAKGNVADVAERVGSLVKSRWAFFQQPSTKHAVQERLISAAATTGTLFRKSITETKEKVVVGKIKVEEVAKKTAQKSKTILTDIERWQKGVASTDVFGVPVEILVQREQSMRPIPNMLVKCADYLILSGLNTPNLFKIEGDKKVIQQLVSLYNQDSGASLPDSANPGDVAALIKYYLASLPEPLTTFELYNEIKGACSSIHEIRNILKRLPSVNYMTLEFITALFLRVSQKSLLNKMDARNLAVEMAPIIIWQKGREPDMYRQYWIQPQKGPSNHNLEPQPVYSAWDLLSDEGEAADASSLIPLDDGVPVDFGAIEVVQCLIEHHNAIFTDANETIWK; the protein is encoded by the exons ATGCCGTCTCCTATCTTGCCTCAGTGGCATGATAAGGCTAGtggtttcttttcttcttcag GGGTAAAGCTTAAAGAAGCCGGGCAATCAGCTGGAACATTTGTGGGCGAGGTTGCAAAGGATGCAAAAGGTAATGTTGCAGATGTGGCAGAGCGAGTTGGCTCGTTGGTGAAGAGTCGATGGGCATTTTTTCAGCAGCCATCAACAAAACATGCTGTGCAGGAACGTCTTATATCTGCAGCTGCTACTACTGGTACATTGTTTAGGAAAAGCATCACAGAGACCAAAGAAAAAGTTGTTGTTGGGAAGATAAAAGTTGAGGAG gtggCAAAGAAGACAGCACAAAAAAGTAAAACTATTCTGACTGATATTGAAAGATGGCAGAAG GGAGTAGCTAGCACTGATG TATTTGGAGTCCCAGTTGAGATTCTTGTACAAAGGGAACAATCCATGAGACCCATTCCCAACATGTTGGTCAAATGTGCAGACTATCTCATATTATCAG GTCTGAATACGCCAAACCTGTTTAAAATCGAGGGAGATAAAAAAGTCATTCAACAATTGGTTTCACTTTACAACCAAG ACTCAGGTGCATCATTACCAGACAGTGCAAATCCTGGTGATGTAGCAGCTCTGATCAAGTATTACCTAGCTAGTCTTCCTGAACCGCTAACCACATTTGAGCTCTATAATGAAATAAAAGGTGCTTGCTCTAGCATACATGAAATAAGAAACATATTGAAGAGACTTCCAAGCGTGAACTACATGACCCTGGAATTTATTACAGCACTATTCCTCCGTGTTAGCCAAAAGTCTCTTCTTAACAAG ATGGATGCGCGAAACCTTGCAGTGGAAATGGCACCCATTATAATTTGGCAGAAAGGAAGAGAACCTGACATGTATAGGCAATATTGGATTCAACCACAGAAAGGTCCTTCCAACCATAATTTGGAGCCCCAGCCCGTTTATAGTGCATGGGATCTGCTATCAG ACGAAGGTGAAGCTGCAGATGCATCTTCGCTCATTCCGTTGGATGATGGTGTGCCGGTTGACTTTGGTGCAATTGAAGTTGTTCAATGCCTCATAGAACATCACAATGCGATTTTTACAGATGCAAATGAAACGATTTGGAAATGA
- the LOC115708063 gene encoding probable isoaspartyl peptidase/L-asparaginase 3 isoform X3 — MDGVTMEVGAVAAMRYVKDGIKAARLVMQHTGHTLLVGEKASAFAISMGLPGPTNLSSTESTEKWIKWKQNHCQPNFWKNVQPVNSCGPYHGKKDYSHRTCFEASLLPEKFKSSLPRVGVNNHDTISMAVIDKLGHIAVGTSTNGATFKIPGRVGDGPIPGSSSYADDEVGACGATGDGDIMMRFLPCYQVVESMRLGMEPKLAAKDAIRRIARKFPDFVGAVFAMNKNGVHAAACSGWTFQYSVRSPEMDDVKVFTVYPDSTINSK, encoded by the exons ATGGATGGA GTGACAATGGAGGTTGGAGCTGTTGCAGCTATGAGATATGTGAAGGATGGAATAAAAGCTGCTAGGTTAGTTATGCAACATACTGGACACACTTTGCTTGTTGGAGAGAAAGCATCCGCCTTTGCAATTTCAATGGGACTTCCAGGACCAACAAACCTTAGCTCAACAGAATCTACTGAGAAGTGGATCAAATGGAAGCAAAATCATTGCCAACCTAATTTTTGGAAAAATGTTCAACCTGTAAACAGTTGTGGCCCTTATCATGGTAAGAAGGACTATAGTCACAGGACATGTTTTGAAGCCTCTCTTCTGCCGGAAAAATTCAAGTCAAGTTTGCCTCGAGTTGGTGTAAACAATCATGATACCATATCGATGGCAGTTATTGATAAA TTGGGGCATATTGCTGTTGGTACATCAACTAATGGCGCTACATTTAAAATTCCGGGGAG GGTGGGTGATGGACCGATTCCAGGATCTTCATCCTATGCTGATGATGAAGTTGGCGCCTGCGGAGCAACAGGGGATGGGGATATTATGATGCGCTTTCTTCCATG CTATCAAGTAGTGGAGAGTATGAGATTAGGGATGGAGCCTAAGCTTGCAGCTAAAGATGCAATACGTCGAATTGCGAGAAAGTTTCCAGATTTCGTTGGAGCTGTTTTTGCCATGAACAAGAATGGTGTACATGCAGCAGCTTGCTCTGGATGGACATTCCAATACTCAGTAAGGAGCCCAGAGATGGATGATGTGAAGGTTTTCACCGTGTATCCGGACTCCACCATTAAtagtaaataa
- the LOC115708063 gene encoding probable isoaspartyl peptidase/L-asparaginase 3 isoform X2 produces the protein MLSLKVVPLVRNSGAMVLVTMEVGAVAAMRYVKDGIKAARLVMQHTGHTLLVGEKASAFAISMGLPGPTNLSSTESTEKWIKWKQNHCQPNFWKNVQPVNSCGPYHGKKDYSHRTCFEASLLPEKFKSSLPRVGVNNHDTISMAVIDKLGHIAVGTSTNGATFKIPGRVGDGPIPGSSSYADDEVGACGATGDGDIMMRFLPCYQVVESMRLGMEPKLAAKDAIRRIARKFPDFVGAVFAMNKNGVHAAACSGWTFQYSVRSPEMDDVKVFTVYPDSTINSK, from the exons ATGCTGTCGTTGAAGGTTGTTCCGCTTGTGAGGAACTCAGGTGCGATGGTACTG GTGACAATGGAGGTTGGAGCTGTTGCAGCTATGAGATATGTGAAGGATGGAATAAAAGCTGCTAGGTTAGTTATGCAACATACTGGACACACTTTGCTTGTTGGAGAGAAAGCATCCGCCTTTGCAATTTCAATGGGACTTCCAGGACCAACAAACCTTAGCTCAACAGAATCTACTGAGAAGTGGATCAAATGGAAGCAAAATCATTGCCAACCTAATTTTTGGAAAAATGTTCAACCTGTAAACAGTTGTGGCCCTTATCATGGTAAGAAGGACTATAGTCACAGGACATGTTTTGAAGCCTCTCTTCTGCCGGAAAAATTCAAGTCAAGTTTGCCTCGAGTTGGTGTAAACAATCATGATACCATATCGATGGCAGTTATTGATAAA TTGGGGCATATTGCTGTTGGTACATCAACTAATGGCGCTACATTTAAAATTCCGGGGAG GGTGGGTGATGGACCGATTCCAGGATCTTCATCCTATGCTGATGATGAAGTTGGCGCCTGCGGAGCAACAGGGGATGGGGATATTATGATGCGCTTTCTTCCATG CTATCAAGTAGTGGAGAGTATGAGATTAGGGATGGAGCCTAAGCTTGCAGCTAAAGATGCAATACGTCGAATTGCGAGAAAGTTTCCAGATTTCGTTGGAGCTGTTTTTGCCATGAACAAGAATGGTGTACATGCAGCAGCTTGCTCTGGATGGACATTCCAATACTCAGTAAGGAGCCCAGAGATGGATGATGTGAAGGTTTTCACCGTGTATCCGGACTCCACCATTAAtagtaaataa
- the LOC115708063 gene encoding probable isoaspartyl peptidase/L-asparaginase 3 isoform X1 — translation MASKSLFSAQILVHTSLLFLALGHEIVNSEVYPMVVSTWPFVEAVRTAWRAVDSGFSAVDAVVEGCSACEELRCDGTVGPGGSPDENGETTIDALVMDGVTMEVGAVAAMRYVKDGIKAARLVMQHTGHTLLVGEKASAFAISMGLPGPTNLSSTESTEKWIKWKQNHCQPNFWKNVQPVNSCGPYHGKKDYSHRTCFEASLLPEKFKSSLPRVGVNNHDTISMAVIDKLGHIAVGTSTNGATFKIPGRVGDGPIPGSSSYADDEVGACGATGDGDIMMRFLPCYQVVESMRLGMEPKLAAKDAIRRIARKFPDFVGAVFAMNKNGVHAAACSGWTFQYSVRSPEMDDVKVFTVYPDSTINSK, via the exons ATGGCTTCCAAATCACTGTTCTCTGCACAAATCCTTGTCCATACATCACTACTCTTCCTG GCATTAGGACATGAAATTGTGAATTCAGAGGTGTACCCTATGGTGGTGAGCACATGGCCGTTCGTGGAGGCTGTTAGAACTGCTTGGAGGGCTGTTGATAGTGGGTTTTCAGCTGTGGATGCTGTCGTTGAAGGTTGTTCCGCTTGTGAGGAACTCAGGTGCGATGGTACTG TTGGGCCTGGTGGGAGTCCAGATGAGAATGGAGAAACTACAATTGATGCTTTGGTCATGGATGGA GTGACAATGGAGGTTGGAGCTGTTGCAGCTATGAGATATGTGAAGGATGGAATAAAAGCTGCTAGGTTAGTTATGCAACATACTGGACACACTTTGCTTGTTGGAGAGAAAGCATCCGCCTTTGCAATTTCAATGGGACTTCCAGGACCAACAAACCTTAGCTCAACAGAATCTACTGAGAAGTGGATCAAATGGAAGCAAAATCATTGCCAACCTAATTTTTGGAAAAATGTTCAACCTGTAAACAGTTGTGGCCCTTATCATGGTAAGAAGGACTATAGTCACAGGACATGTTTTGAAGCCTCTCTTCTGCCGGAAAAATTCAAGTCAAGTTTGCCTCGAGTTGGTGTAAACAATCATGATACCATATCGATGGCAGTTATTGATAAA TTGGGGCATATTGCTGTTGGTACATCAACTAATGGCGCTACATTTAAAATTCCGGGGAG GGTGGGTGATGGACCGATTCCAGGATCTTCATCCTATGCTGATGATGAAGTTGGCGCCTGCGGAGCAACAGGGGATGGGGATATTATGATGCGCTTTCTTCCATG CTATCAAGTAGTGGAGAGTATGAGATTAGGGATGGAGCCTAAGCTTGCAGCTAAAGATGCAATACGTCGAATTGCGAGAAAGTTTCCAGATTTCGTTGGAGCTGTTTTTGCCATGAACAAGAATGGTGTACATGCAGCAGCTTGCTCTGGATGGACATTCCAATACTCAGTAAGGAGCCCAGAGATGGATGATGTGAAGGTTTTCACCGTGTATCCGGACTCCACCATTAAtagtaaataa
- the LOC115703655 gene encoding transcription factor DUO1-like, translated as MCRGCKFSAEEERLIIELQAQVGNKWAKIATYLPGRTDNDVKNFWSSRKKKLQRLNHHRRPSSVPLKKSHKTKLKLHQLPKDSSPESSPSYQSNCSHVEPEELRMVVAPLPEMMKPNVIKLDSELSMVDDGGIIGSCFINDPSVLIRESKSSNFFDDLTQDMLDYFDSVSDP; from the exons atgtgCAGAGGGTGTAAGTTTTCAGCAGAGGAAGAGAGGTTAATCATAGAATTGCAAGCACAGGTGGGGAATAAGTGGGCCAAAATCGCTACATATTTGCCTGGAAGAACAGACAATGATGTAAAGAATTTCTGGAGTAGTAGGAAGAAGAAGCTGCAGAGGCTTAATCATCATCGCAGACCATCATCAGTTCCATTGAAGAAGTCTCACAAAACCAAATTGAAACTTCATCAACTTCCAAAG GATTCTAGTCCGGAAAGTAGCCCATCATATCAATCAAACTGCTCACACGTGGAGCCTGAAGAGTTGAGAATGGTGGTGGCACCATTGCCTGAAATGATGAAGCCAAACGTTATAAAATTGGACTCGGAACTTTCTATGGTTGATGATGGTGGCATTATTGGCTCTTGTTTCATTAATGATCCAAGTGTATTAATTAGAGAAAGTAAAAGCAGCAATTTTTTTGATGATTTGACTCAAGACATGCTTGACTATTTTGATTCTGTTTCGGACCCATAG
- the LOC115708063 gene encoding probable isoaspartyl peptidase/L-asparaginase 3 isoform X4 has protein sequence MEVGAVAAMRYVKDGIKAARLVMQHTGHTLLVGEKASAFAISMGLPGPTNLSSTESTEKWIKWKQNHCQPNFWKNVQPVNSCGPYHGKKDYSHRTCFEASLLPEKFKSSLPRVGVNNHDTISMAVIDKLGHIAVGTSTNGATFKIPGRVGDGPIPGSSSYADDEVGACGATGDGDIMMRFLPCYQVVESMRLGMEPKLAAKDAIRRIARKFPDFVGAVFAMNKNGVHAAACSGWTFQYSVRSPEMDDVKVFTVYPDSTINSK, from the exons ATGGAGGTTGGAGCTGTTGCAGCTATGAGATATGTGAAGGATGGAATAAAAGCTGCTAGGTTAGTTATGCAACATACTGGACACACTTTGCTTGTTGGAGAGAAAGCATCCGCCTTTGCAATTTCAATGGGACTTCCAGGACCAACAAACCTTAGCTCAACAGAATCTACTGAGAAGTGGATCAAATGGAAGCAAAATCATTGCCAACCTAATTTTTGGAAAAATGTTCAACCTGTAAACAGTTGTGGCCCTTATCATGGTAAGAAGGACTATAGTCACAGGACATGTTTTGAAGCCTCTCTTCTGCCGGAAAAATTCAAGTCAAGTTTGCCTCGAGTTGGTGTAAACAATCATGATACCATATCGATGGCAGTTATTGATAAA TTGGGGCATATTGCTGTTGGTACATCAACTAATGGCGCTACATTTAAAATTCCGGGGAG GGTGGGTGATGGACCGATTCCAGGATCTTCATCCTATGCTGATGATGAAGTTGGCGCCTGCGGAGCAACAGGGGATGGGGATATTATGATGCGCTTTCTTCCATG CTATCAAGTAGTGGAGAGTATGAGATTAGGGATGGAGCCTAAGCTTGCAGCTAAAGATGCAATACGTCGAATTGCGAGAAAGTTTCCAGATTTCGTTGGAGCTGTTTTTGCCATGAACAAGAATGGTGTACATGCAGCAGCTTGCTCTGGATGGACATTCCAATACTCAGTAAGGAGCCCAGAGATGGATGATGTGAAGGTTTTCACCGTGTATCCGGACTCCACCATTAAtagtaaataa